One Halofilum ochraceum genomic window carries:
- a CDS encoding beta-ketoacyl-ACP synthase: protein MKRVVVTGMSGLSSIGQDWDTVRDNLRAGRTGIQRMPEWSRFEGLLTGLGAPLPDFEFPAHYPRKATRSMGRVALMATRAAELALGEAGLLDDPILKSGRAGVSYGSSTGSTAATAEFAGMLLDQTTAGLSATTYIRMMAHTTAVNIGVFFGLRGRVYTTSSACTSGSQGIGYAFEAIRSGAQTVMVAGGAEELCATEAAVFDALYATSTRNDAPGATPRPFDADRDGLVIGEGAGTLILEELEHARARGATIHAEVVGFGTNSDGQHVTQPEHDTMRIAMELALESAELDPGAVGYVSAHGTATARGDLAESEATRAAFGRAVPISALKSYTGHTLGACGALEAWVAIESMKAGWFHGTMNLDRIDPECAELDFIVGTAGRTLDCEYVMSNNFAFGGINTSLLFRRWH from the coding sequence ATGAAGCGGGTCGTGGTCACCGGCATGAGTGGCCTGTCGTCGATCGGCCAGGACTGGGATACGGTACGCGATAACCTGCGCGCCGGCCGGACCGGAATCCAGCGTATGCCGGAGTGGTCGCGCTTCGAGGGGCTTCTGACCGGCCTCGGCGCGCCGCTGCCCGACTTCGAGTTCCCGGCGCATTATCCCCGCAAGGCGACGCGGAGCATGGGCCGGGTGGCGTTGATGGCGACGCGTGCGGCCGAACTCGCGCTGGGCGAGGCCGGCCTGCTCGATGACCCGATACTCAAAAGCGGGCGCGCGGGCGTGTCCTACGGGTCCTCGACCGGGAGTACCGCCGCGACCGCCGAATTCGCCGGCATGCTGCTGGATCAGACCACCGCGGGCCTCAGCGCCACCACCTACATCCGCATGATGGCCCACACCACGGCGGTGAACATCGGTGTGTTCTTCGGCCTGCGCGGGCGTGTCTACACGACCAGCAGCGCCTGCACTTCCGGGAGCCAGGGGATCGGTTACGCGTTCGAGGCGATCCGCAGCGGCGCCCAGACGGTAATGGTGGCGGGTGGAGCCGAGGAACTGTGTGCGACCGAGGCGGCCGTGTTCGATGCGCTCTATGCCACGTCGACCCGCAACGACGCCCCGGGCGCGACGCCGCGGCCGTTCGACGCCGATCGCGACGGGCTCGTGATCGGGGAGGGCGCGGGCACCCTGATTCTGGAGGAACTGGAACACGCCCGCGCACGCGGCGCGACCATCCATGCCGAAGTGGTGGGCTTCGGGACCAATTCCGACGGCCAGCATGTCACCCAGCCCGAACACGATACGATGCGCATCGCGATGGAGCTCGCGCTGGAGAGCGCGGAGCTCGATCCGGGCGCGGTCGGCTACGTCAGCGCCCACGGGACCGCGACCGCCCGGGGCGATCTGGCCGAGAGCGAGGCCACGCGCGCGGCCTTCGGTCGTGCGGTCCCGATCAGCGCCCTGAAGAGTTACACCGGCCACACGCTGGGTGCGTGCGGGGCGCTCGAGGCGTGGGTCGCGATCGAATCGATGAAAGCGGGCTGGTTCCATGGGACCATGAATCTCGACCGCATCGATCCCGAGTGCGCCGAGCTCGATTTTATTGTCGGTACGGCCGGGCGAACGCTCGACTGCGAATATGTCATGAGCAACAATTTCGCTTTCGGCGGGATCAACACCTCGCTCCTGTTTCGCCGCTGGCACTGA